A region from the Hydra vulgaris chromosome 08, alternate assembly HydraT2T_AEP genome encodes:
- the LOC136083224 gene encoding uncharacterized protein LOC136083224, which produces MYYTKKSLKNLLEENNISKTLLMIAMENGLLDKESIMAEVKEVNEKRSVGIPRIHPVKEEKKEIDPKYERLRTIKNKPVTIKLTNIETGEETVYKSLYSAMSGTGHGYRYLEMRDGKIDNGYKIEILNSWCIARALNKKDNHSKRVDKELKDQAEKINREKIEFPVSLNQITQFEKNNTDISVNVYGYENSEVHINHVSKNNDRKHLIDLLLISNGETNHYCLIKNLSRLLSSQSSSKHCKKHYCRNCLLGFNLEESLSNHKSYCETHDSVRIELPPPNSTMQFTNHNKSMRVPFVVYADFESFIKQIETCEPNPNESYTKQYQKHIPSSFCYYIKCFNESFYQSSTVAFTASSETDDVAQIFIDSLQENIIKICYRIKFPKKMIFTTENKNDFNSATQCHICGEKLGKDKVRDHSHITRKYKGATHQNCNLNYKIPKFFPALFHNLSGYDSHLFIKKLSGGKLSCIPNNEEKYISFSRKIKVDEYIKEGKKFEVKRDLRLLDSSYRFMPSSLNALSKNLSKDQCKNIGKLYSKKKLDLLLRKGVNPYDWVNSINRFNETQLPPKESFFSKLNDEDISDDDYSHAQNVWNEFNCKTFKDYHDLYNVSDVLLLADVFENFRDVCMNCYKLDPAWYYTSPGLAWDAALKKTKIKLELLSDYDMILMIKKGIRGGISMISNMLGTSNNKYMGDEYDQSKPSTFIQYLDANNLYGWAMSKPLPTHGFKWIVENEIENWKSVPCILEVDLDYPEHLHDKHNNYPLAPERLNIDKIEKLVSNLNNKKKYVVHYENLKLYERLGLKITKIHRGIKFEERAWLSEYIELNTNLRTKATNDFEKDFFKLMNNSVFGKTMENMENRVNIRLVTDRNEAIKLASKPNFERRTIFDENLIKKYADRAKQLFTDTDSLAYEIKTEDFYSDISKDIESKFDTSGFNPKHPPINNLGFKVGLNKKVIGMFKDETREAQIEEFVGLRSNLYSYKVHGKDNKKCKGVKKNIVKKYITHEDYKDCLLNKRNHIRKTNVIRSYSHEIYTEEINKIA; this is translated from the exons atgtattatacaaagaaaagtttaaaaaatttattagaagaaaataacatttcaaaaacattgcTAATGATTGCTATGGAAAATGGGTTATTAGATAAAGAATCTATTATGGCTGAAGTGAAAGAGGTAAATGAGAAAAGATCAGTTGGGATACCTAGAATACATCCAgtaaaagaagagaaaaaagaaatagatcCAAAATATGAAAGATTAAGAACAATTAAGAACAAACCAGTCActattaaattaacaaacataGAAACAGGAGAAGAAACAGTATATAAATCCTTATATAGCGCTATGAGTGGAACTGGGCATGGATATAGATATCTTGAAATGCGTGATGGGAAGATTGATAATGGTTATaagattgaaatattaaattct TGGTGTATTGCAAgagcattaaataaaaaagataatcatTCTAAAAGAGTAGATAAAGAGCTTAAAGATCAAGCAGAAAAAATAAACAGGGAAAAAATAGAATTTCCAGTATCCTTAAACCAAATCACACAATTTGAGAAGAACAATACAGATATCAGTGTCAATGTATATGGTTATGAAAATTCAGAAGTTCATATCAATCATGTATCAAAGAATAATGATCGCAAACATTTAATAGATTTACTATTAATCTCAAATGGCGAAACCAATCATtactgtttaataaaaaatttaagcagattactttcatcacaatCATCAAGTAAACATTGCAAAAAACACTATTGTAGAAATTGTTTGTTAGGATTTAATTTAGAGGAATCATTATCTAATCATAAATCGTATTGTGAAACACATGATTCAGTACGTATCGAACTTCCACCACCAAATTCAACAATGCAATTTACTAATCACAATAAATCAATGAGAGTTCCGTTTGTAGTGTATGcagactttgaaagttttatcaaacaaattGAGACTTGTGAACCCAATCCGAATGAATCTTATACTAAACAATACCAGAAACATATTCCAAGttcattttgttattatattaaatgttttaatgaaagtttttatcaAAGCAGTACAGTCGCATTTACTGCAAGTAGTGAAACAGATGATGTTgcacaaatttttattgatagtttacaagaaaatatcataaaaatttgttacaggattaaatttccaaaaaagatgatatttacTACTGAAAACAAGAATGATTTTAATTCAGCAACACAATGTCACATTTGTGGAGAAAAACTTGGAAAAGATAAAGTACGTGACCATTCCCATATTACTAGAAAATATAAAGGTGCTACTCAtcaaaattgtaatttaaattataaaattccaaaattctTTCCAGcactttttcacaatttatctggCTATGACTCTCActtgtttataaagaaattgtcagGAGGGAAATTGAGTTGCATACCaaacaatgaagaaaaatatattagcttttctagaaaaattaaagttgatgaGTATATTAAAGAAGGTAAGAAATTTGAAGTTAAACGCGATCTCCGTCTCTTAGATAGCAGTTATAGATTTATGCCTTCTAGTTTAAATGCTTTATCAAAGAATTTATCAAAAGACCAGTGTAAAAATATCGGAAAAttatattcaaagaaaaaattagatttgtTACTCAGAAAAGGTGTAAATCCATATGATTGGGTTAATTCTATTAATAGATTTAATGAGACAcaattaccaccaaaagaatcattcttttcaaaattaaacgATGAAGATATAAGTGATGATGATTACTCACATGCACAAAATGTATGGAATGAGTTTAattgcaaaacatttaaagaTTATCATGACTTGTACAATGTTTCAGATGTGCTTTTACTAGCTGAcgtctttgaaaattttagagatgttTGTATGAATTGTTataaattagatcctgcttggtatTATACAtcaccaggattagcttgggatgcagcattgaagaaaacaaaaataaaattagaattgcTAAGTGATTACGATATGATACTAATGATAAAGAAAGGtataagaggtggaattagtatgATATCAAATATGTTAGGAACTTCTAATAATAAGTACATGGGTGATGAGTATGATCAAAGCAAGCCATCAACATTCATCCAATATTTAGATGCTAATAATTTATATGGATGGGCAATGAGTAAACCACTTCCCACACATGGTTTTAAATGGATAGTagaaaatgaaatagaaaactGGAAATCAGTTCCATGTATACTAGAGGTAGATTTAGATTACCCTGAACATCTACATGATAAACATAACAACTATCCACTTGCACCTGAAAGATTAAATatcgataaaattgaaaaattagtgTCCAACTtgaataataagaaaaagtatGTAGTACATTATGAAAATCTAAAGCTATACGAAAGATTAGGATTAAAGATTACTAAAATTCAtagaggaataaagtttgaagaaagaGCATGGCTAAGTGAATACATTGAACTAAATACTAACCTTAGAACTAAAGCAactaatgattttgaaaaagacttttttaaactcatgaacAATTCAGTATTTGGAAAAACAATGGAGAATATGGAAAACAGAGTTAATATTAGATTAGTAACAGATAGAAATGAAGCTATTAAACTAGCATCAAAACCGAACTTTGAACGTAGAacaatatttgatgaaaacttaatc AAAAAGTATGCTGATCGAGCAAAGCAATTATTCACAGATACAGATTCTTTAGCATACGAAATTAAAACAGAAGACTTTTATTCCGATATTTCTAAAGATATTGAAAgcaaatttgatacaagtgggTTTAACCCAAAGCACCCACCGATTAATAATTTAGGATTTAAAGTTGGTCTTAATAAGAAAGTAataggaatgtttaaagatgagaCTCGAGAAGCACAAATTGAAGAATTTGTAGGACTCAGATCAAATTTGTATTCTTACAAAGTACACggaaaagataacaaaaaatgtaaaggagtaaagaaaaatattgttaaaaagtatataacacatgaagattacaaagattgtttattaaataaaagaaatcatatTAGGAAAACGAATGTAATAAGATCATATTCACATGAAATTTACACAGAAGAGATCAATAAAATAGCATAA